A portion of the Panthera tigris isolate Pti1 chromosome E1, P.tigris_Pti1_mat1.1, whole genome shotgun sequence genome contains these proteins:
- the CRLF3 gene encoding cytokine receptor-like factor 3: MELEPEQLLQEARENVEAAQSYRRELGQRLQGLREAQRQIKESASQTRDVLKQHFNDLKGTLGKLLDERLVTLLQEVDTIEQETIKPLDDCQKLIEHGVHTAEDLVQEGEIAILGGVGEQNEKLWNFTQKASHIQLDSLPEVPLLVDVPCLSAQLDDSILNIVKDHIFKHGTVASRPPVQIEELIEKPGGIIVRWCKVDDDFIAQDYRLQFRKCTSNHFEDVYVGSETEFIVLHIDPNVDYQFRVCARGDGRQEWSPWSVPQMGHSTLVPHEWTAGFEGYSLSSRRNIALRNDSESSGVLYSSAPTYFCGQTLTFRVETVGQPDRRDSIGVCAEKQNGYDSLQRDQAVCISTNGAVFVNGKEMTNQLPAVTSGSTVTFDIEAVTLGSTNNNEGGNFKLRVTISSNNREVVFDWLLDQSCGSLYFGCSFFYPGWKVLVF, translated from the exons atCAAAGAGAGTGCATCCCAGACCAGAGATGTCCTCAAACAGCATTTTAATGACTTAAAGGGAACCCTTGGGAAGCTCCTGGATGAACGATTGGTGACCCTTCTGCAAGAGGTGGACACCATTGAACAGGAGACCATTAAACCTCTAGATGATTGCCAGAAACTCATAGAGCACGGAGTTCATACCGCAGAGGACTTAGTGCAAGAAG GGGAGATCGCCATTCTGGGTGGTGTAggagaacagaatgaaaaactGTGGAACTTTACCCAAAAGGCCTCACACATTCAGTTGGACAG CTTACCAGAAGTGCCTTTACTGGTTGATGTGCCTTGTTTATCTGCTCAGTTGGATGACTCAATTCTGAACATAGTGAAAGACCACATTTTCAAGCATGGAACGGTAGCATCTCGCCCACCGGTACAGATAGAAGAACTAATAGAGAAACCTGGAGGCATCATTGTTCGATGGTGTAAG GTGGATGACGACTTTATAGCCCAAGATTACAGGCTCCAATTCCGCAAATGCACTTCAAATCACTTTGAGGACGTGTATGTAGGCTCTGAAACTGAGTTCATAGTATTGCACATAGACCCCAACGTTGATTATCAGTTCAGAGTCTGCGCCCGAGGAGATGGCCGACAGGAGTGGAGTCCTTGGAGCGTCCCCCAAATGGGTCACTCCACGTTGGTGCCTCATG agtggacAGCTGGCTTTGAGGGCTACAGCCTGAGTAGTCGAAGAAATATAGCCCTCCGGAATGATTCTGAATCCTCAGGTGTCCTCTACTCCAGCGCTCCGACTTACTTCTGTGGGCAGACATTGACATTCAG AGTTGAGACTGTGGGCCAACCAGACAGAAGAGACAGTATAGGAGTGTGTGCAGAAAAACAGAATGGCTATGACTCTCTGCAGCGTGACCAAGCAGTGTGCATTAGTACAAATG GTGCAGTTTttgtaaatggaaaagaaatgactaATCAGTTGCCAGCAGTTACTTCTGGGTCCACTGTCACATTTGACATTGAAGCTGTGACTCTAGGATCCACCAATAATAACGAAGGAGGAAACTTCAAGCTTCGAGTAACTATTAGTTCGAATAACAGAGAAGTGGTTTTTGATTGGCTACTGGATCAATCTTGTGGTTCTCTTTATTTTGGATGCTCCTTTTTCTATCCTGGATGGAAAGTGTTGGTGTTCTAG